One Thiomicrorhabdus sp. genomic region harbors:
- a CDS encoding EAL domain-containing protein codes for MINRSFLEIDDTRSYFSWLRHLPVAVVVAETSSRKIRFVNYEAERLFGFSEAELLHRLQSSLHPEEENRLQDTFGRHFRVLKEFGRVEKVASRILCNGDRVRDVEITANIVYLNGVEALVGVFVPVTEKADSQRELEEKEHRFEAVFLNSHTGILLCDSENSILNANPRLLDILGCSDSLRHQPLKKLFADPSEFAEFADASLKLLSAGERVHAECRLKKLDGEIIWVNLCGKSVDPRVPPALEQGILWVVDDINFLKHTEHELKVQQALFANGPAVLFHWQPKDGWPIRYISPNVRQVLGYDPQQLVADEVRFSSLLHPSELHLIQNEIKQYFARRQQSFEQSYRLRGANGDYHQFYSYTKIDYDDNQVCSVWGYLIDMTEFLKAQELSELLLSHTHEGIFGLDEQGITTFINPAGATMLGYEAEELIGKSNHALLHHTDVHGRPIPEAHCKMMLPVKTGESQLVSDEVLWCKNGEFVEVEYKSSPLYRQNKIIGAVVTFSDISQRRLQEAQIHHMAFHDELTGLPNRRLFNDRLAQILKRDASQHQGATLMIMDLDHFKEVNDTLGHPTGDKLLQEISKRIYKVIRKTDTLARLGGDEFALLVAYDFDVFETYQVVERILALFKTPFAIDGHSVQSNTCIGIAFCDTDMTPEQIISQADIALYRAKSMGQGSYVFYEESMSSKVKEDVTIVAELSRALNRQEFELYYQPQIATESREVIGLEVLLRWFPKNPTLSPVSSPGKFIPLAESRGLIFDITMWQMQIIKDDLQRFRELGFSGRICINISAELLRRIEMFIGLIENIDKLQLSYSDLEFEITETTYAELTHLENDVLRTLQKSGLDFSIDDFGTGYSSLALLRKFQSGSLKIDKEFIDEVDCNDDDHAIVSATISMAHKLGKKVVAEGVEKTSQLNVLQAMKCDVIQGYLFARPMNVQDTCEFLKHYKAG; via the coding sequence ATGATAAATCGTTCTTTTCTTGAAATTGATGATACCCGGTCCTATTTTTCCTGGTTGCGGCATTTGCCGGTTGCAGTGGTTGTCGCCGAGACATCAAGCCGGAAGATTCGTTTCGTCAACTATGAAGCCGAGCGCTTGTTTGGTTTCTCGGAAGCCGAATTGCTGCATCGGTTGCAGTCTTCACTGCATCCCGAGGAGGAAAATCGCCTTCAGGATACTTTTGGTCGGCATTTTAGGGTTCTGAAAGAGTTTGGCCGCGTTGAAAAAGTCGCTAGCCGGATTTTGTGTAACGGGGATCGGGTTCGGGATGTTGAAATCACCGCGAATATCGTTTATTTGAATGGTGTTGAAGCACTGGTCGGAGTATTTGTTCCGGTGACCGAAAAAGCGGATTCGCAACGAGAGCTGGAAGAGAAGGAACACCGGTTCGAAGCTGTGTTTCTCAATAGTCATACGGGGATTCTGCTTTGTGATAGCGAGAATTCGATTTTGAATGCCAATCCGAGGTTGTTGGATATTCTGGGATGTTCGGATTCTTTGCGCCATCAGCCGTTAAAAAAACTGTTTGCCGATCCTTCAGAGTTCGCAGAGTTTGCAGATGCGAGTCTGAAACTTTTAAGTGCCGGAGAAAGAGTGCATGCCGAATGTCGTCTAAAGAAGCTGGATGGTGAAATTATTTGGGTGAATTTATGCGGAAAATCCGTTGATCCCAGAGTGCCGCCCGCTTTGGAGCAGGGCATTTTATGGGTCGTTGACGACATTAATTTTCTCAAACATACCGAACATGAGCTAAAGGTTCAGCAGGCACTGTTTGCCAATGGCCCTGCGGTTCTGTTTCACTGGCAGCCGAAAGACGGTTGGCCGATTCGTTACATTTCGCCCAATGTACGACAGGTGCTTGGCTATGATCCTCAGCAACTGGTTGCCGACGAGGTTCGATTTTCCTCGCTTCTGCATCCAAGTGAACTGCACTTGATTCAAAATGAAATCAAGCAGTACTTTGCCCGACGGCAACAGAGTTTTGAGCAGTCTTACCGTTTGAGAGGCGCCAACGGCGATTATCACCAGTTTTATTCCTATACCAAAATTGATTACGACGACAATCAGGTGTGTTCTGTTTGGGGGTACTTGATTGATATGACCGAGTTCCTGAAAGCCCAGGAACTGTCCGAGTTGCTGTTAAGCCATACGCATGAAGGTATCTTCGGCCTTGATGAGCAAGGAATTACCACTTTCATCAATCCCGCAGGAGCGACAATGCTGGGCTATGAGGCCGAAGAACTGATCGGAAAATCCAATCATGCGCTCTTGCATCATACCGATGTTCACGGCCGTCCGATTCCCGAAGCGCATTGCAAAATGATGCTGCCGGTTAAAACCGGAGAGTCTCAGCTGGTCAGTGATGAAGTTTTATGGTGTAAAAACGGGGAATTTGTCGAAGTGGAATACAAAAGCTCGCCTCTGTATCGTCAAAACAAAATCATTGGGGCGGTTGTGACTTTTTCCGATATCAGTCAAAGACGCCTTCAGGAAGCGCAGATTCATCATATGGCTTTCCATGACGAATTGACCGGTTTGCCGAACCGTCGGTTGTTCAACGACCGGCTGGCGCAGATTTTGAAAAGAGACGCTTCTCAGCATCAAGGTGCGACTCTGATGATTATGGATCTGGATCATTTCAAAGAAGTGAATGATACGCTTGGCCACCCAACCGGCGACAAGCTGTTGCAGGAAATCTCCAAGCGGATTTATAAAGTGATTCGCAAAACCGATACCTTGGCTCGTTTGGGCGGCGACGAGTTTGCCCTTCTGGTAGCCTATGATTTTGATGTATTTGAAACCTACCAGGTGGTTGAGCGCATTCTTGCCCTGTTTAAAACGCCGTTTGCCATTGACGGTCATTCGGTACAGAGCAATACTTGTATCGGTATCGCTTTCTGTGATACCGATATGACACCCGAACAGATCATTTCCCAAGCGGATATCGCCTTGTACAGAGCCAAGTCCATGGGGCAGGGAAGTTATGTTTTCTACGAAGAGTCGATGTCGAGCAAAGTAAAAGAAGATGTGACCATCGTAGCGGAGTTGAGCCGGGCACTGAATCGTCAGGAGTTTGAACTTTATTACCAGCCGCAAATTGCAACCGAAAGTCGGGAAGTCATCGGTTTGGAAGTGCTTTTGCGGTGGTTTCCGAAGAATCCGACACTATCGCCGGTGAGTTCACCGGGAAAATTTATCCCTCTTGCCGAATCGCGCGGGCTGATTTTTGACATTACCATGTGGCAGATGCAGATTATCAAAGATGATTTGCAACGCTTCCGAGAATTGGGCTTCAGCGGACGAATCTGTATCAATATTTCTGCCGAGTTGCTGAGACGCATTGAAATGTTTATCGGACTGATCGAGAATATTGACAAACTTCAGCTCAGTTACAGCGATCTGGAATTCGAAATTACCGAAACCACCTATGCAGAATTGACGCATCTGGAAAATGATGTCTTAAGAACGTTGCAGAAAAGCGGTTTGGATTTCTCGATTGATGACTTCGGAACCGGTTACTCTTCGCTGGCGCTGTTAAGAAAATTTCAGTCGGGCAGCTTGAAAATCGACAAGGAATTTATCGATGAGGTGGATTGCAACGATGACGATCATGCAATTGTTTCCGCAACGATTTCCATGGCGCATAAGCTGGGAAAAAAAGTAGTGGCGGAAGGGGTGGAAAAAACCTCGCAGCTTAATGTTCTGCAGGCGATGAAGTGCGACGTGATTCAGGGCTATCTGTTCGCCCGGCCCATGAATGTGCAGGATACGTGTGAGTTTTTAAAGCACTATAAAGCGGGCTAG
- a CDS encoding YebC/PmpR family DNA-binding transcriptional regulator: MGRAYQNRKESMAKTSDQKAKVYSKYSKEIYMCAKNGGFEVEGNLALAGLIERAKKEQVPSHVIEKAIDKAKGGGGEDFALARYEGYGPGSSMIIIDCLTDNPNRTFGDVRSCFTKTNCKIGTQGSVSHMFDHSAILAFKGEDDEAVLEALLMADVDVSDVENEDGMITVFAPNTEYNNAKKALMEAYEGIEFEVDEIQFIPKMTKTLEGDDLEQFEKFLSLLENVDDVQDIYHDVEL, translated from the coding sequence ATGGGTAGAGCTTACCAAAACCGTAAAGAATCCATGGCAAAAACCTCGGATCAGAAGGCGAAGGTTTACAGCAAATACAGTAAAGAAATCTATATGTGCGCCAAAAACGGCGGCTTTGAAGTCGAAGGCAATCTGGCTTTGGCCGGTTTGATTGAACGAGCCAAGAAAGAGCAAGTCCCTTCACACGTCATCGAAAAGGCGATCGACAAAGCCAAGGGCGGCGGCGGCGAAGATTTCGCCCTGGCGCGATACGAGGGATATGGTCCAGGCAGCAGCATGATCATCATTGATTGCCTGACCGACAATCCGAACCGTACATTCGGTGATGTCCGCAGCTGCTTTACCAAAACCAACTGCAAAATCGGTACTCAGGGAAGCGTCTCGCACATGTTCGACCACTCTGCCATCCTGGCGTTCAAAGGCGAGGACGACGAAGCGGTACTAGAAGCTCTGCTGATGGCGGATGTCGATGTCAGCGACGTGGAAAACGAAGATGGCATGATTACGGTTTTTGCACCGAACACCGAATACAACAATGCTAAAAAGGCTTTGATGGAAGCTTACGAAGGCATCGAGTTCGAAGTGGATGAAATTCAGTTCATTCCGAAAATGACCAAAACTCTTGAAGGCGACGATCTGGAACAGTTCGAGAAATTCCTCTCGCTTCTGGAAAACGTTGACGATGTTCAAGATATTTATCACGACGTCGAATTATAG
- a CDS encoding PhnA domain-containing protein, whose amino-acid sequence MSTEQALMTRSGGKCELCGAEHDLSVMEVAPSDGSEDQSILVCGTCRSQIDAPETMDANHWRCLNDSMWSPVPAVQVMAFRILNALKAEGWPQELLDMMYMEEETRQWAEAGLPDEDDDRQPTKDSNGTVLQEGDDVTLVKDLEVKGAGFTAKRGTLVKNIHLTDNPLHIEGKINGTQIVLVAAYMKKA is encoded by the coding sequence ATGAGTACAGAACAAGCACTAATGACGCGCAGTGGCGGGAAATGCGAACTATGCGGCGCCGAACACGATTTAAGCGTGATGGAAGTGGCTCCGAGCGACGGAAGCGAAGATCAATCAATTTTGGTCTGCGGCACCTGCCGCTCGCAGATTGATGCCCCTGAGACCATGGATGCAAATCACTGGCGCTGCCTGAATGACAGCATGTGGAGCCCTGTTCCGGCAGTTCAGGTCATGGCATTTCGAATTCTGAACGCCCTGAAAGCAGAAGGCTGGCCTCAGGAATTGCTTGACATGATGTATATGGAAGAGGAAACCCGTCAGTGGGCCGAAGCCGGATTACCTGACGAAGACGACGATCGCCAGCCAACGAAAGACAGTAACGGAACCGTTCTTCAGGAAGGCGACGACGTCACACTGGTCAAAGACCTTGAAGTCAAAGGTGCCGGCTTTACCGCCAAACGCGGCACACTGGTGAAAAACATCCACCTGACCGACAATCCTCTGCACATTGAAGGCAAGATCAACGGCACGCAGATTGTTCTGGTTGCCGCTTACATGAAAAAAGCCTGA
- the clpS gene encoding ATP-dependent Clp protease adapter ClpS, whose translation MPQEHDDGNLLLETAKPKLKPPKRYQVVLLNDDFTPMDFVVEVLQRFFGMDEQKANAVMLAVHHDGKGICGVYSREVAEMKVYQVNRFSRQNKHPLKCQLEVA comes from the coding sequence ATGCCACAAGAACACGACGACGGAAACCTGCTGCTGGAAACCGCTAAACCTAAACTAAAACCGCCAAAACGCTATCAGGTCGTCCTGCTGAACGACGATTTTACGCCGATGGATTTTGTGGTTGAAGTGCTACAGCGCTTTTTCGGCATGGACGAGCAGAAAGCCAATGCGGTTATGCTGGCCGTGCATCACGACGGCAAAGGGATTTGCGGTGTCTACAGTCGCGAAGTCGCTGAAATGAAGGTCTATCAGGTCAACCGGTTTTCCCGGCAGAATAAACACCCATTAAAATGTCAGCTGGAGGTGGCTTAA
- the infA gene encoding translation initiation factor IF-1, with protein sequence MAKQDVIEFDGVVLETLPNTMFKVELENGHQILAHISGRMRKNYIRILAGDSVKVELTPYDLTKGRITYRGK encoded by the coding sequence ATGGCAAAACAAGACGTTATTGAATTCGACGGCGTAGTTCTTGAAACACTACCCAACACGATGTTTAAAGTTGAACTGGAAAATGGTCACCAGATTCTGGCGCACATTTCCGGACGCATGCGTAAAAACTACATCCGAATTCTTGCCGGTGACTCTGTTAAGGTTGAATTGACACCTTACGATCTGACCAAAGGTCGCATCACTTACCGCGGAAAATAA
- a CDS encoding succinate dehydrogenase assembly factor 2, with protein MISDESDWKKRALFLCKRGHLETELLLQHYVSELPLHLETKEKQQLFELLDQNDQTLFEWLLPTEQPLPSVCSHLHPLIKAIRGKYLMNHE; from the coding sequence GTGATTTCCGATGAATCTGACTGGAAAAAACGTGCCTTATTTCTCTGCAAACGCGGCCACTTGGAAACCGAATTACTTCTGCAACATTACGTATCAGAACTCCCACTGCACCTTGAAACAAAAGAGAAACAGCAACTGTTCGAACTTCTTGACCAGAACGATCAGACGCTTTTCGAATGGCTGTTGCCGACCGAACAGCCCTTACCTTCCGTTTGCAGCCACCTGCACCCTCTTATAAAGGCGATTCGCGGCAAATATTTGATGAATCACGAATAG
- a CDS encoding succinate dehydrogenase iron-sulfur subunit, translated as MQVLVNRFHPDQDSEPYLQTFEIDTETLQEDAMLLELILHLREVDPTLSVRYSCQEGVCGSDALNVNGRNLLACTTPLNSLKEPIEIRPLPGFPIIKDLVVDLTLFYQQYQSIDPFLQSEPLDPQEEHLQTPKQRAQLDGKYECILCACCSASCPSFWWNPDLFAGPAALLAAQRFTIDSRDITTIDRLKKLDSPTKTFRCRHIQNCTASCPKGLNPSQAIQALKNRIVKGS; from the coding sequence ATGCAGGTTTTAGTCAACCGTTTTCACCCAGATCAAGATTCCGAACCCTACTTGCAGACGTTTGAGATCGACACCGAGACCCTGCAAGAAGACGCCATGTTGCTTGAACTGATTCTGCACCTGAGAGAAGTCGACCCGACTCTCAGCGTCCGTTACTCCTGTCAGGAAGGCGTCTGCGGCTCAGACGCGCTGAATGTCAACGGCCGTAATTTGCTCGCCTGCACCACACCATTGAACTCCCTGAAGGAACCGATTGAAATTCGTCCGCTTCCGGGCTTTCCAATCATTAAGGACCTGGTCGTTGACCTGACCTTGTTTTACCAGCAATACCAATCCATCGATCCTTTTTTGCAAAGTGAGCCGCTTGATCCACAGGAAGAACATCTGCAAACGCCAAAACAGCGGGCACAACTGGACGGTAAATACGAATGCATTCTCTGCGCCTGCTGTTCCGCAAGCTGTCCGTCTTTCTGGTGGAACCCTGACCTGTTCGCAGGCCCTGCGGCGCTTCTTGCCGCACAACGCTTTACGATCGATTCCCGAGATATCACGACCATCGACCGTCTGAAAAAGCTCGACAGCCCGACTAAAACTTTCCGCTGTCGGCATATTCAAAACTGTACCGCTTCCTGTCCGAAAGGCTTGAACCCAAGCCAGGCAATTCAAGCCCTGAAAAACCGTATTGTCAAAGGAAGTTAA
- the sdhA gene encoding succinate dehydrogenase flavoprotein subunit codes for MSALQEFDFDVIIIGAGGAGLRAALLLTEQGHKVAVVSKVFPTRSHTVAAQGGINAALANVTPDKWEWHMYDTIKGSDYLGDQDAIEFMCAEAAEIVRELEHFGVPFSRLNNGKIYQRAFGGQSQNFGQSQAHRTCAAADRTGHAILHSLYQQNVRSGTHFFDEHYAIDLLKNGDTVCGAIVVNLHDSQLKRLNAKHTLLATGGAGQVFRTNTNAAINSGDGLGMVARAGFALQDMEFWQFHPTGVAGKGMLISEAVRGEGGVLRNREGEAFMARYAPHVKDLASRDVVARAISIEVAEGRGCGPNQDYVLLDVTHLDGELIRQRLPGIRDISMTFLGKDPVEEPIPVFPTCHYMMGGIPTDLNGQVITPDENGGQVTVKGLYAIGECACVSVHGANRLGGNSLLDIVVFGRKAAQTIDTELKASDHAVLPADNLQTILARYLRWHKAEKPDTDTICDIKKDLQKIMEQGCGVFREQATMKSALEKLQPIEQRLAKVGLNDHSEVFNLDRLAALELENLLVVAWATVYSALNREESRGAHSRVDYPERDDEHWLKHSLYTHATRQLSDKAVNLAPRKHPPFEPKKRVY; via the coding sequence ATGAGCGCTCTTCAGGAGTTCGACTTTGACGTTATCATCATCGGTGCGGGAGGCGCAGGTCTGCGCGCTGCTCTTTTGCTCACCGAACAGGGACACAAGGTCGCTGTCGTCTCAAAAGTCTTCCCGACCCGCTCGCATACCGTTGCCGCCCAGGGTGGCATTAATGCGGCGCTGGCCAATGTCACACCCGACAAATGGGAATGGCATATGTACGACACCATCAAAGGCAGCGATTACCTGGGCGATCAGGATGCCATCGAATTCATGTGCGCCGAAGCGGCCGAAATTGTCCGGGAACTGGAACACTTCGGCGTTCCTTTCTCACGCTTGAACAACGGCAAAATCTACCAGCGTGCCTTCGGGGGGCAAAGCCAGAATTTCGGGCAGAGCCAGGCACACCGGACCTGTGCAGCGGCGGATCGAACCGGTCATGCCATACTGCATTCACTCTATCAGCAAAATGTGCGTTCCGGAACGCACTTTTTTGACGAACATTATGCGATTGACCTACTGAAAAACGGCGACACGGTCTGTGGCGCAATCGTTGTCAATTTGCATGATTCACAGTTAAAACGCCTAAATGCCAAACATACCCTACTGGCAACCGGAGGCGCCGGTCAGGTATTCCGCACCAATACCAATGCAGCCATTAACAGCGGCGACGGACTTGGCATGGTCGCCCGAGCCGGCTTTGCCTTGCAGGACATGGAGTTCTGGCAATTTCACCCGACCGGGGTGGCCGGAAAAGGCATGCTGATTTCCGAAGCAGTTCGCGGAGAAGGCGGCGTCTTGCGCAACCGTGAGGGCGAGGCGTTCATGGCTCGCTATGCGCCGCACGTCAAGGATCTCGCCTCGCGCGACGTCGTCGCCAGAGCCATTTCAATCGAAGTCGCCGAAGGCCGGGGTTGCGGCCCGAATCAAGACTACGTCCTGCTCGACGTGACCCATCTGGATGGAGAACTGATCCGCCAGCGTTTGCCGGGCATTCGTGATATCAGCATGACCTTTCTCGGCAAAGACCCGGTTGAGGAACCGATCCCGGTATTTCCGACTTGCCATTACATGATGGGCGGCATTCCAACCGATCTTAACGGCCAGGTCATCACTCCTGATGAGAACGGTGGTCAAGTGACCGTCAAGGGACTTTACGCCATCGGCGAATGTGCCTGCGTTTCGGTTCACGGCGCCAACCGGCTGGGAGGAAATTCACTCTTGGACATCGTCGTCTTCGGCCGCAAAGCCGCTCAGACGATCGACACCGAATTGAAAGCATCTGATCATGCAGTCCTCCCCGCCGATAATTTGCAAACCATTCTGGCACGCTACCTTCGCTGGCACAAAGCCGAAAAGCCGGACACAGACACCATCTGCGACATTAAAAAGGACCTGCAAAAAATAATGGAGCAAGGGTGCGGCGTTTTTCGTGAACAGGCCACCATGAAATCGGCGCTGGAAAAATTGCAACCAATAGAGCAACGTCTGGCAAAAGTCGGATTGAATGATCATTCCGAGGTTTTCAACCTTGATCGGCTTGCCGCGCTTGAACTGGAAAATCTTTTGGTCGTCGCATGGGCAACTGTGTACAGCGCCTTAAACCGAGAAGAAAGCCGTGGCGCTCACAGCCGTGTCGATTACCCCGAACGCGACGATGAACACTGGCTGAAACACAGTCTGTATACACATGCGACACGCCAACTGAGCGATAAGGCAGTCAATCTCGCACCACGCAAGCACCCGCCTTTCGAACCGAAGAAACGGGTTTATTAA
- the sdhD gene encoding succinate dehydrogenase, hydrophobic membrane anchor protein — protein sequence MIKLGRLSGKRAHQWQRYSAYYLLAYFPYLGWQTLQFPSYPDLQTLLQNQFQGFFAFVTLLAAVLTLIHLWIGGRDILIDYAPRKKTESWLGIYQIVLFLIVFDLIWILYASLT from the coding sequence ATGATTAAACTCGGACGTCTCAGCGGAAAACGCGCTCATCAATGGCAACGTTACAGTGCGTATTACCTTCTCGCTTATTTTCCCTATCTCGGTTGGCAAACGCTGCAGTTTCCTTCTTACCCGGACCTGCAAACCCTGTTACAAAATCAATTTCAAGGATTCTTCGCCTTCGTCACCTTGCTGGCAGCCGTGCTGACTCTGATCCACCTGTGGATCGGCGGTCGCGACATCCTGATTGACTATGCTCCGCGCAAGAAAACCGAAAGCTGGCTCGGCATTTATCAAATCGTGCTGTTTTTAATTGTTTTCGATCTGATATGGATTTTGTATGCTTCTCTCACTTAA
- the aat gene encoding leucyl/phenylalanyl-tRNA--protein transferase — MQNQLGPFWVDENQPPAFPPPELAATDPNGLLAVGGLLTPEWLLTAYRNGIFPWFNPDEPVLWWSPTPRSLLHIPELKISKSLRKQISSMQNQGRLDVTLDRQFSTVMHHCASVPRLGQDGSWIGKRMHDAYCKLHSIGYAHSVEVCFDGELAGGLYGVSIGKMFFGESMFSLQSNASKIALGALCMQLDSWGFEWVDTQVETPHLNSLGATCVDREHFEIILDDYCEQAFEPHLWQFDIDWVETLKHFSQRSATQML; from the coding sequence ATGCAAAATCAACTGGGCCCTTTCTGGGTCGACGAAAATCAACCACCTGCTTTCCCGCCACCCGAATTGGCCGCCACCGACCCCAACGGGCTTCTGGCCGTCGGAGGCCTTTTGACACCCGAATGGCTGTTAACCGCTTATCGAAACGGCATTTTCCCCTGGTTCAACCCTGACGAACCCGTTTTGTGGTGGTCGCCCACCCCGCGCAGCCTGCTGCATATTCCCGAACTGAAAATTTCCAAAAGCCTGCGTAAACAGATTTCCAGCATGCAGAATCAAGGACGTTTGGACGTCACACTCGACCGACAGTTTTCGACCGTCATGCATCATTGCGCTTCGGTTCCTCGTCTCGGACAAGACGGCAGCTGGATCGGCAAACGAATGCACGACGCCTACTGCAAACTGCACTCCATCGGTTACGCGCATTCCGTCGAAGTCTGTTTCGACGGCGAATTGGCTGGAGGATTATACGGCGTAAGCATCGGCAAAATGTTCTTCGGCGAATCGATGTTTTCCCTGCAAAGCAACGCCTCCAAAATCGCCCTTGGCGCCCTCTGCATGCAATTGGATTCCTGGGGCTTCGAGTGGGTTGATACCCAGGTCGAAACACCGCATTTGAATTCCCTCGGGGCCACTTGCGTCGATCGAGAGCATTTCGAAATCATTCTGGACGACTACTGCGAACAGGCTTTCGAGCCCCATTTGTGGCAATTCGACATTGACTGGGTCGAAACACTGAAACACTTTTCCCAAAGAAGCGCCACGCAGATGCTCTGA